A part of Jiangella alba genomic DNA contains:
- a CDS encoding LPXTG cell wall anchor domain-containing protein, whose amino-acid sequence MRRGLAATLVMVVSSTGMAIASTGVAAAATVYEITGRWIDPPDVVASGSPVVAEWRVNVNDDEAAPGNEDVDNVAFTVTLEHGLFDAVPEACLTSDVDPVSEISADRRTLLCNLGTHREGTAVVVQTGIEADGETGDEVSAIGTIDGLTAEVPPIPIDNPFRMDIAWGSSTAGVAYDDAGDVVDLDLQWTLFLGAGSDPGPDSVTYTLTTSTGTGAALAVGPNACSAFAGGAAGGPAGAIGHPWSDDTHAAEQTAPFVDGCTLTQTAPDTFTLTLTGIDYSRVQVPTHDSTGRPLPSDTQAVASGSVWFRVSGVQNDSITLTSDAPVYTSPAGETSEDDASNNVSNKTWTRGGWSNAYRPNYSGVEVPSWWSNQFKASPGTVVDATTVHSLGTGDYAPADVISQCVILDSAYVTFTDYDLWTSWGGPSVDGATVEYYVGAEASVTPGSGGYDPNAFTCATDPGGWTTTEPGDLSTVKAVRATYPFSAVAGTANVPLQVHFVVNDDAPVGQDIWEFGELAINGEWSRPSRTLDPADGSGPRTPGMRYPYIGSGRDVLYVIGATPAVTKTADQSVIKPGVPVGFTLTYSANGTGAIPPAVDGYRLVDTLPPGMTYVEGSAEPEPAVTTDDSGRTVLTWVLDGVATNEPNELTYQAVADSSVEPGTQLTNTVEATYGDISVDDDAQVAVSTDGYTTILKTSDVEYIPNGNGDGVGSGSWTVTIESFDPLPQAFTDTIDILPYNGDQRGTSFSGTYTLDEVVLPDGGTVYYTDADPATLTDDPADASNGAAGDPSGNTAGWTTTRPENPTAIRVIGGELLSGGSFSFQVPITTNGAQPQDVYVNRAQARAEHTELVMRTSAALYVSDYSVAKTSDPAPGSTVRPGDTITYTITVTQEGPVPAAGSFTDTLEDVLDDAVYNDDAVADIGTVAYADGVLSWEGVIPVGEVATITYTVTVKDVAGLEADGADTIVDNSVWSVGCPDAVEGEENPCEPPPIVVGWYEYSKTADPVPGSSVQVGEVITYTVLIEQRGEGAVAGAFVIDDLTAVLDDAGWNDDAAATSGTVTYTEPTLRWDGDLAVGDVVTLTYSVTATAIGEGDDQLHNVVTSICEPDDPDCFPGICVPAPDENPNCETDHVMGDYQVLKTSDPVDGSEVEVGDTVTYTVTVRQFGIGPVEQAGFEDDLTQVLDDATWNDDAVASSGPDPAYEEPTLSWSGPLAVGEEVTVTYSVTVTAEGDRHLRNVVTPADPDKCVPVEGQNEACVTEHVNGSYTFSKTSDPVPGSVVAEDGVITYTVLISQVGAAPVEGATVEDDLSAVLDDAVWNDDAVADSGEVSYEEPTLTWTGDLEVGQVVTLTYSVTANAVGEGDDELVNVVTDPADEGVCVPAEDGNEGCTTDHRQGEYTYAKTSDPEPGSEVEVGDKITYTITVTQVGAAAVDGAWVEDDLSQVADDATYNDDAVASSGEVSRDGTTLRWDGDLAVGQTVTITYSVTVTDHGDGLLRNVVSTDDDRGVCVEAADGNPDCRTEHTMPDADTPSPPDDTPSTPDEDPSLPDTGTDAGTVALLGGIVLLAGAAGVAVRRGRRHLTGSSVTGD is encoded by the coding sequence TTGCGCCGTGGCCTCGCGGCCACGCTGGTCATGGTGGTGTCGTCGACCGGCATGGCGATCGCGAGTACGGGGGTGGCCGCGGCCGCGACGGTGTACGAGATCACCGGCCGATGGATCGACCCACCGGACGTCGTCGCCTCGGGTTCTCCGGTGGTCGCCGAATGGCGGGTGAATGTCAATGACGACGAAGCGGCGCCCGGCAATGAGGACGTCGACAACGTCGCTTTCACCGTCACGCTGGAACACGGTCTCTTCGATGCCGTTCCCGAGGCCTGCCTCACCAGTGACGTCGACCCGGTGTCGGAGATCTCGGCGGATCGCCGCACCCTGCTGTGCAACCTCGGCACCCATCGTGAGGGCACCGCTGTCGTCGTCCAGACGGGCATCGAGGCCGACGGCGAGACCGGCGACGAGGTGAGCGCGATCGGCACCATCGACGGGCTCACCGCCGAGGTCCCGCCGATCCCGATCGACAACCCGTTCCGGATGGACATCGCCTGGGGCTCGTCCACCGCCGGTGTCGCCTACGACGACGCGGGCGACGTCGTCGACCTCGACCTCCAGTGGACGCTGTTCCTGGGAGCGGGGAGCGATCCGGGGCCGGACTCCGTCACTTACACCCTCACGACCAGCACCGGCACGGGGGCGGCGCTGGCGGTCGGGCCGAACGCCTGCTCGGCCTTCGCCGGCGGCGCCGCCGGAGGCCCGGCCGGGGCGATCGGGCATCCGTGGTCCGACGACACCCATGCCGCCGAGCAGACGGCGCCGTTCGTCGACGGCTGCACCCTGACGCAGACCGCGCCGGACACGTTCACGCTGACGTTGACCGGGATCGACTACTCGCGGGTACAGGTGCCGACCCACGACTCGACCGGGCGGCCGTTGCCGTCCGACACGCAGGCCGTGGCCAGCGGTTCGGTCTGGTTCCGCGTCTCCGGCGTCCAGAACGACAGCATCACCCTGACGTCGGATGCCCCGGTCTACACGTCGCCGGCCGGTGAGACGTCCGAGGACGACGCGTCGAACAACGTGTCGAACAAGACCTGGACCCGCGGCGGCTGGAGCAACGCCTACCGGCCGAACTACTCGGGGGTCGAGGTGCCGTCGTGGTGGAGCAACCAGTTCAAGGCCTCGCCCGGAACGGTGGTCGACGCCACGACGGTCCACAGCCTCGGCACCGGCGACTACGCGCCCGCCGACGTCATCAGTCAGTGCGTCATCCTCGACTCGGCCTACGTGACCTTCACCGACTACGACCTCTGGACGAGCTGGGGCGGCCCCTCGGTCGACGGCGCGACCGTCGAGTACTACGTGGGCGCCGAGGCGTCGGTGACCCCCGGCAGCGGCGGCTACGACCCGAACGCCTTCACCTGCGCCACCGATCCCGGCGGGTGGACGACGACCGAGCCGGGCGACCTCTCCACGGTGAAGGCGGTGCGGGCGACCTACCCGTTCTCCGCGGTCGCCGGGACGGCCAACGTGCCGCTGCAGGTGCACTTCGTCGTGAACGACGACGCGCCGGTCGGGCAGGACATCTGGGAATTCGGTGAGCTGGCGATCAACGGGGAGTGGTCCCGGCCGAGCCGGACGCTCGATCCGGCCGACGGCAGCGGCCCGCGCACGCCGGGGATGCGCTACCCGTACATCGGCTCCGGCCGCGACGTCCTCTACGTCATCGGCGCCACCCCGGCGGTGACGAAGACCGCCGACCAGAGCGTCATCAAGCCCGGCGTGCCGGTCGGCTTCACGCTGACCTACTCGGCCAACGGCACCGGCGCGATCCCGCCGGCGGTCGACGGCTACCGGCTCGTCGACACCCTGCCTCCCGGCATGACGTACGTGGAGGGGTCGGCGGAGCCCGAGCCCGCGGTGACGACCGACGACTCGGGCCGGACCGTGCTGACCTGGGTACTGGACGGCGTGGCCACCAACGAGCCGAACGAGCTCACCTATCAGGCCGTCGCCGACTCGTCGGTCGAGCCGGGGACGCAGCTCACCAACACGGTCGAGGCGACGTACGGCGACATCAGCGTCGACGACGACGCTCAGGTGGCGGTCTCGACGGACGGCTACACCACGATCCTCAAGACGTCGGACGTCGAGTACATCCCGAACGGGAACGGCGACGGCGTGGGCTCGGGCTCGTGGACGGTGACGATCGAGTCGTTCGACCCGCTGCCGCAGGCGTTCACCGACACGATCGACATCCTCCCGTACAACGGCGACCAGCGCGGCACCTCGTTCTCCGGCACCTACACGCTGGACGAGGTCGTGCTGCCCGACGGCGGGACGGTGTACTACACCGACGCCGACCCGGCGACGCTGACCGACGATCCGGCCGACGCGTCCAACGGCGCCGCCGGCGACCCGTCGGGCAACACCGCCGGCTGGACCACCACCCGGCCGGAGAACCCGACCGCGATCCGGGTGATCGGCGGTGAGCTGCTGTCCGGCGGGTCGTTCTCGTTCCAGGTGCCGATCACCACGAACGGCGCGCAGCCGCAGGACGTGTACGTCAACCGGGCGCAGGCGCGGGCCGAGCACACCGAGCTGGTGATGCGCACCTCGGCGGCGCTCTACGTGTCGGACTACTCGGTGGCGAAGACATCGGATCCGGCGCCGGGGTCGACGGTACGGCCGGGCGACACCATCACCTACACGATCACCGTCACCCAGGAGGGTCCGGTCCCGGCCGCCGGCTCGTTCACCGACACGCTGGAGGACGTGCTGGACGACGCGGTCTACAACGACGACGCGGTCGCCGACATCGGCACCGTCGCCTACGCCGACGGCGTGCTGTCGTGGGAGGGCGTCATCCCGGTCGGCGAGGTCGCGACCATCACCTACACGGTGACCGTCAAGGACGTCGCCGGGCTGGAGGCCGACGGCGCCGACACCATCGTGGACAACTCGGTGTGGTCGGTCGGGTGTCCCGACGCGGTCGAGGGCGAGGAGAACCCGTGCGAGCCGCCGCCGATCGTGGTGGGCTGGTACGAGTACTCCAAGACGGCGGACCCGGTGCCCGGCTCGTCGGTGCAGGTGGGCGAGGTCATCACCTACACGGTGCTGATCGAGCAGCGCGGCGAGGGCGCCGTGGCCGGCGCGTTCGTCATCGACGACCTGACGGCGGTGCTGGACGACGCAGGCTGGAACGACGACGCCGCGGCGACGTCGGGGACGGTGACGTACACCGAGCCGACGCTGCGCTGGGACGGCGATCTGGCCGTGGGCGACGTGGTCACGCTGACGTACTCGGTCACGGCGACCGCGATCGGCGAGGGCGACGACCAGCTGCACAACGTCGTCACGTCGATCTGCGAGCCGGACGACCCGGACTGCTTCCCCGGGATCTGCGTGCCGGCGCCGGACGAGAACCCGAACTGCGAGACCGACCACGTCATGGGCGACTACCAGGTCCTCAAGACCTCCGATCCGGTCGACGGGTCCGAGGTGGAGGTGGGCGACACCGTCACCTACACGGTGACCGTCCGGCAGTTCGGCATCGGCCCGGTGGAGCAGGCCGGGTTCGAGGACGACCTCACGCAGGTCCTCGACGACGCCACCTGGAACGACGACGCCGTCGCGTCCTCCGGTCCCGATCCGGCCTACGAGGAGCCGACGCTGTCCTGGTCGGGTCCGCTCGCCGTGGGCGAGGAGGTGACGGTGACCTACTCGGTGACCGTGACCGCCGAGGGCGACCGGCACCTGAGGAACGTGGTCACCCCGGCCGACCCGGACAAGTGCGTGCCGGTGGAGGGCCAGAACGAGGCCTGCGTCACCGAGCACGTCAACGGCTCGTACACCTTCTCCAAGACGTCGGACCCGGTTCCGGGCTCGGTCGTCGCCGAGGACGGCGTGATCACCTACACCGTGCTCATCAGCCAGGTCGGCGCCGCGCCGGTCGAGGGCGCCACCGTCGAGGACGACCTCTCGGCCGTCCTGGACGACGCCGTGTGGAACGACGACGCGGTGGCCGACTCGGGCGAGGTGTCCTACGAGGAGCCGACGCTGACCTGGACCGGTGACCTCGAGGTGGGGCAGGTCGTCACGCTGACCTACTCGGTGACGGCCAATGCCGTCGGCGAAGGTGACGACGAGCTGGTGAACGTCGTCACCGACCCGGCCGACGAGGGCGTGTGCGTGCCCGCCGAGGACGGCAACGAGGGCTGCACCACCGACCACCGTCAGGGCGAGTACACCTACGCCAAGACGTCGGACCCGGAGCCGGGCTCGGAGGTCGAGGTGGGCGACAAGATCACCTACACGATCACCGTGACCCAGGTCGGCGCGGCGGCCGTGGACGGCGCCTGGGTCGAGGACGACCTGTCGCAGGTGGCCGACGACGCCACCTACAACGACGACGCCGTGGCGTCGTCGGGTGAGGTGAGCCGGGACGGCACCACGCTGCGGTGGGACGGCGACCTGGCCGTCGGCCAGACGGTGACGATCACCTACTCGGTCACCGTCACCGACCACGGCGACGGGCTGCTGCGCAACGTGGTCAGCACCGACGACGACCGCGGTGTCTGTGTCGAGGCGGCCGACGGCAACCCCGACTGCCGGACCGAGCACACCATGCCGGACGCCGACACCCCGTCGCCGCCGGACGACACCCCGTCCACGCCGGACGAGGACCCGTCGCTGCCGGACACCGGCACCGACGCCGGCACGGTGGCTCTGCTCGGCGGGATCGTCCTGCTCGCCGGCGCCGCCGGTGTCGCGGTGCGACGCGGCCGCCGTCACCTGACGGGATCGTCCGTCACCGGCGACTGA
- a CDS encoding DoxX family protein: MNVALWICAGILAFACLVSSAKLVVPREKMAATGSFAHWVMDFSPGALKAIGTAELLAAAGLILPAVLDVAPVLVPLAATGLVLLFTGAVTMRLRRGERATITGDVVYLGLAVFVAWGRFGPESFTA; the protein is encoded by the coding sequence ATGAACGTCGCGCTGTGGATCTGCGCCGGAATCCTGGCCTTCGCGTGCCTGGTCAGCAGCGCCAAACTGGTCGTGCCCCGGGAGAAGATGGCCGCGACGGGTTCGTTCGCCCACTGGGTCATGGACTTCAGTCCCGGCGCGCTGAAGGCCATCGGAACCGCCGAACTGCTGGCGGCCGCCGGCCTGATCCTGCCCGCCGTGCTCGACGTCGCGCCGGTGCTGGTGCCGCTGGCCGCCACCGGACTCGTCCTGCTGTTCACCGGCGCGGTGACCATGCGGCTGCGCCGGGGCGAGCGGGCGACGATCACCGGCGACGTGGTCTACCTCGGGCTGGCGGTCTTCGTCGCCTGGGGCCGCTTCGGCCCCGAGTCGTTCACCGCCTGA
- a CDS encoding nucleoside hydrolase: MVTSRILTRVASVLVLATALASAPVAGHADDAAPDSRPPAVIFDSDMDFDDAATLAYLAQEDRLGRIDLRAVTVTNNGNGLPGRAIRHARCLLERLGLDDVPVADGSSTAPNAFPAELRQTFDRVFEDVLAGCTASEAPSRIRASELIRWIVALDPAAHVIATGPLSNVAAARLDPHRVTSMGGAVRVGGNLCCGTPPEFDGSQEFNYWIDPPASRAALRSLARLVPLDATNDVPITPQFVQRLGAEGRTTAAGIVFGLVSHPEVAPLIDAGIMSWWDPLTAMSVIHRGIVSFETGRLDVVTTGPQAGRTVLSPTGRTVVFANAANAADFEQLFLTTLNGGR, translated from the coding sequence GTGGTCACCAGCCGCATCCTCACCCGTGTCGCCTCAGTGCTGGTCCTCGCGACCGCGCTGGCCTCAGCCCCGGTCGCCGGCCACGCCGACGACGCGGCGCCCGACTCCCGCCCACCGGCCGTGATCTTCGACTCCGACATGGACTTCGACGACGCGGCGACGCTGGCCTACCTGGCCCAGGAGGACCGGCTCGGCCGCATCGACCTGCGCGCCGTCACCGTGACGAACAACGGCAACGGCCTGCCGGGCCGGGCCATCCGGCACGCCCGCTGCCTGCTGGAGCGGCTCGGGCTGGACGACGTCCCGGTGGCAGACGGATCCAGCACCGCGCCCAACGCGTTCCCGGCCGAACTGCGCCAGACCTTCGACCGGGTCTTCGAGGACGTCCTCGCCGGCTGCACCGCGAGCGAGGCGCCGTCCCGGATCCGCGCGTCCGAGCTGATCCGCTGGATCGTGGCCCTGGACCCGGCCGCCCACGTGATCGCGACCGGCCCGCTGTCCAACGTCGCCGCGGCCCGGCTGGACCCGCACCGCGTCACCTCGATGGGCGGCGCCGTGCGGGTCGGCGGCAACCTGTGCTGCGGCACGCCGCCCGAGTTCGACGGAAGCCAGGAGTTCAACTACTGGATCGACCCACCCGCCTCCCGGGCGGCGCTGCGCAGCCTGGCCCGGCTGGTCCCCCTCGACGCCACCAACGACGTGCCGATCACCCCGCAGTTCGTCCAGCGACTGGGCGCCGAAGGCCGCACCACCGCCGCCGGCATCGTGTTCGGGCTGGTCAGCCACCCCGAGGTGGCGCCGCTCATCGACGCCGGAATCATGTCCTGGTGGGACCCGCTGACCGCGATGAGCGTCATCCACCGCGGCATCGTCAGCTTCGAGACGGGACGCCTCGACGTCGTCACCACCGGCCCGCAGGCGGGGCGCACCGTGCTCTCCCCGACCGGCCGGACGGTCGTGTTCGCCAACGCGGCGAACGCCGCCGACTTCGAGCAGCTCTTCCTGACCACCCTCAACGGCGGCCGCTGA
- a CDS encoding protein kinase domain-containing protein produces MTTGPFTVTVPEGYRVGAWEVRRPLASGAFGSVYAARRAGDATGDLPAEAALKFLPTGTRTPRQLRHLQDLIEREIDVLRRLRRPRLIRMYETLTVDDGARPELDGATVLVLERAQTSLDRLLAAGEPLDGGPALLAQIAEGLAQLHRAGWVHGDLKPANVLVMADGSARLADFNLAAELEGTHAYAPLFASPDFAAPELLWADVTERGQQVRPSADVWSFGVLAHLVLSGGYPFPGSSPAARRDAAVRYAQGDDDLRLAPALTEPWRRLITDCLAPGHVARSRHDAESVLRRAEAAAGAERSPRLPRLRPPRWRRRFGVAAATAAVVGGGAVAWSALAADEPASADPARYGADVLSTEAGVPVEFRRLIVDAAGACDEPSVTPALIAAMLKTESDFDAELADPANDEYGIARWSGHVLYYWVTDAERPDGGEPQPPFPPETSIPALGRYLCFVAPRVSADLPGGHQVNLALAHRSSDERVNEWAGSPPEQLRPYADSVAHYLELYTPDAG; encoded by the coding sequence GTGACCACCGGGCCGTTCACGGTCACGGTGCCGGAGGGCTACCGCGTCGGCGCTTGGGAGGTGCGCCGGCCGCTCGCCTCCGGCGCGTTCGGCAGCGTCTACGCCGCCCGGAGGGCCGGCGACGCGACCGGCGACCTGCCCGCCGAGGCCGCGCTCAAGTTCCTGCCCACGGGGACCCGGACGCCACGGCAACTGCGTCACCTGCAGGACCTCATCGAGCGCGAGATCGACGTGCTGCGCAGGCTGCGCCGGCCGCGGCTGATCCGCATGTACGAGACGCTGACGGTCGACGACGGCGCGCGGCCGGAGCTGGACGGCGCCACGGTGCTCGTCCTCGAACGGGCCCAGACGTCGCTGGACCGCCTGCTGGCGGCGGGCGAGCCCTTGGACGGCGGCCCGGCGCTGCTGGCGCAGATCGCCGAGGGCCTGGCCCAGCTGCACCGGGCCGGCTGGGTGCACGGCGACCTGAAGCCGGCGAACGTGCTGGTCATGGCCGACGGGTCGGCGCGGCTGGCCGACTTCAACCTGGCCGCCGAGCTCGAGGGCACCCACGCCTACGCGCCGCTGTTCGCCTCGCCCGACTTCGCGGCGCCGGAGCTGCTCTGGGCCGACGTCACCGAGCGCGGCCAGCAGGTCCGGCCCAGCGCCGACGTCTGGTCGTTCGGCGTGCTCGCGCACCTCGTCCTCTCCGGCGGGTACCCGTTCCCCGGCAGTAGCCCGGCCGCCCGCCGCGACGCCGCCGTCCGCTACGCCCAAGGCGACGACGACCTGCGGCTCGCACCCGCCCTGACCGAGCCGTGGCGGCGGCTGATCACCGACTGCCTCGCCCCCGGCCACGTCGCACGGTCCCGGCACGACGCCGAGTCGGTGCTGCGCCGGGCCGAGGCCGCCGCCGGCGCCGAACGCTCACCCCGGCTGCCCCGGCTGCGCCCGCCTCGGTGGCGGCGCCGGTTCGGGGTGGCCGCCGCGACGGCCGCGGTGGTCGGCGGCGGCGCCGTCGCCTGGTCGGCGCTCGCCGCCGACGAGCCCGCGTCCGCCGATCCCGCCAGGTACGGGGCGGACGTGCTCAGCACCGAGGCCGGCGTCCCGGTCGAGTTCCGCCGGCTCATCGTCGACGCCGCCGGCGCGTGCGACGAGCCCTCGGTCACCCCCGCGCTCATCGCGGCGATGCTCAAGACGGAGAGCGACTTCGATGCCGAGCTGGCCGACCCGGCCAACGACGAGTACGGCATCGCCCGCTGGAGCGGTCACGTGCTCTACTACTGGGTCACCGACGCCGAACGCCCCGACGGCGGCGAACCACAGCCCCCGTTCCCGCCCGAGACGTCGATCCCCGCGCTCGGCCGCTACCTGTGCTTCGTCGCGCCACGGGTGTCCGCCGACCTGCCCGGCGGGCACCAGGTCAACCTGGCGCTGGCACACCGCAGCTCCGACGAACGGGTCAACGAGTGGGCCGGGTCGCCGCCGGAGCAGCTGCGGCCCTACGCCGACAGCGTCGCGCACTACCTCGAGTTGTACACGCCCGACGCCGGCTGA
- a CDS encoding beta-N-acetylglucosaminidase domain-containing protein, whose translation MPVRTLAAQVVIPLLLAGVFSASAAAGPSRDGDVTTEPAATSSTGDPLELLQPAPRSIERLGSPVGVRFFAIEAGGDVDDATAAAVREALTAQGLRERDRPGPNRLTVHLVGAESAEGAAEELDAFGWGAADVAGLGAEEYLLGTRALRGPAASAVLAGDDAGLFYAAQTLGQLAALEDGTLPAVRIEDGPGFAFRGGLESFYGPDWSWQARRDQIDFLAALKMNVYFYGPANDPRTTGRAWRELYEPEQLAELERLVDYARERHVTFIYRVGPAAPMHGGTAPGICHARQADRDALLARLEQLREIGVSRFVISWDDVTEQFTCAEDTERYAGTDHPVARAQTEVLTDLEERFFSRHDELGPPITIPSLYWTNEPTPYRSVFDANLSADWQLYWTGPAVMSPEIESLDVEQVRAAFPRHELIVFDNYPVNDYDRGRLHLGPVVGRSPGLPGTVLGVSWNQMSEQYASQVSLATAADYAWNPAAYVPDRSWRAVLARLAGDRAGDFEVFADAHRYDGFHSDRMGPRLAGLVDAYLQAYSAGADLAGPGERLRAHAEALGRADSLAPVLPDALAGELRPWLEASALGGRAVSEAVGLLTALADGRDDDAAAARERMVALRERMRAVRAVDPNGDTRPVHVAMGTLLPFLERAEAIAATPVGATISAPYGERAVVAGGVSEVAVDVTARSAGTYRGTLTVTAPEGWTVTPSQQDVVVDSGGRPITSRHVVRVGVPAGAAPGQLVFRVDGEGAGATFAAGLYPAEAAGAGEYAEVVAGDEPSAWWRLEETEGTLIADDTGTSPGSTRGETVRGAGGAVPGSAGLGLAGGYGEAPVGQVGSADGHLTVEAWVRADRPASGDGIGVVESYEGPAYNGFLLRLDGLGRPTFGVLDARNAAIVTGRTPLGTGEWHHVVGTFDGATMVVYADGVEVGRRATTVRPGQSDVSVKLGARGDDRGRRLHGGLDEVALYDRALTAAEVAQHFLAGR comes from the coding sequence ATGCCGGTACGGACCCTCGCCGCCCAGGTCGTGATCCCGCTGCTGCTGGCCGGGGTGTTCTCCGCCTCGGCCGCCGCCGGTCCATCGCGGGACGGGGACGTGACGACCGAGCCGGCGGCCACGTCGAGCACTGGAGACCCGCTCGAGCTGCTGCAGCCGGCGCCGCGCTCGATCGAGCGGCTCGGCTCGCCCGTCGGCGTGCGGTTCTTCGCGATCGAGGCCGGTGGCGACGTCGACGACGCGACGGCGGCGGCCGTGCGGGAGGCGCTGACGGCGCAGGGCCTGCGGGAGCGCGACCGCCCCGGGCCGAACCGCCTGACCGTCCACCTGGTCGGCGCGGAGTCCGCCGAGGGCGCCGCCGAGGAGCTCGACGCGTTCGGCTGGGGCGCCGCCGACGTCGCCGGTCTCGGCGCCGAGGAGTATCTCCTCGGCACCCGGGCGCTGCGCGGGCCGGCCGCGTCCGCCGTCCTCGCCGGCGACGACGCCGGGCTGTTCTACGCGGCGCAGACACTCGGGCAGCTCGCCGCGCTCGAGGACGGGACGCTGCCGGCGGTGCGCATCGAGGACGGCCCGGGCTTCGCGTTCCGCGGCGGGCTGGAGTCGTTCTACGGCCCGGACTGGTCGTGGCAGGCCCGTCGCGACCAGATCGACTTCCTCGCCGCGCTGAAGATGAACGTCTACTTCTACGGCCCGGCGAACGACCCGCGTACCACCGGGCGGGCCTGGCGCGAGCTCTACGAGCCGGAGCAGCTGGCCGAGCTGGAACGCCTGGTCGACTACGCCCGCGAGCGGCACGTGACGTTCATCTACCGGGTCGGCCCGGCGGCGCCCATGCACGGCGGGACGGCGCCCGGCATCTGCCACGCCCGTCAGGCCGATCGCGACGCCCTGCTCGCCCGGCTCGAACAGCTGCGCGAGATCGGCGTCAGCCGCTTCGTCATCTCGTGGGACGACGTCACCGAGCAGTTCACCTGCGCCGAGGACACCGAGCGCTACGCCGGCACGGACCACCCGGTGGCGCGGGCCCAGACCGAGGTGCTCACCGACCTCGAGGAGCGGTTCTTCTCCCGGCACGACGAGCTCGGCCCGCCCATCACCATCCCGTCGCTGTACTGGACCAACGAGCCGACGCCCTACCGGTCGGTCTTCGACGCGAACCTGTCCGCGGACTGGCAGCTGTACTGGACCGGCCCGGCGGTGATGTCGCCGGAGATCGAGTCGCTCGACGTCGAGCAGGTGCGCGCCGCCTTCCCGCGGCACGAGCTGATCGTGTTCGACAACTACCCGGTCAACGACTACGACCGCGGCCGGCTGCACCTCGGGCCGGTGGTGGGCCGCTCGCCCGGCCTGCCCGGAACGGTCCTCGGGGTGTCGTGGAACCAGATGAGCGAGCAGTACGCCTCGCAGGTGTCGCTGGCCACGGCGGCCGACTACGCCTGGAACCCGGCCGCCTACGTGCCGGACCGGTCGTGGCGGGCGGTGCTGGCCCGCCTGGCCGGTGACCGTGCGGGCGACTTCGAGGTGTTCGCCGACGCGCACCGCTACGACGGCTTCCACAGCGACCGCATGGGCCCGCGCCTGGCCGGTCTCGTCGACGCGTACCTGCAGGCCTACTCCGCGGGCGCCGACCTCGCCGGCCCCGGCGAGCGCCTGCGCGCCCACGCCGAGGCGCTGGGCCGGGCCGACTCCCTGGCGCCGGTCCTCCCGGACGCGCTGGCCGGCGAGCTGCGGCCGTGGCTGGAGGCGAGCGCGCTGGGCGGACGGGCCGTCTCGGAGGCTGTCGGCCTGCTCACCGCCCTGGCCGACGGCCGCGACGACGACGCGGCCGCCGCGCGCGAGCGCATGGTGGCGCTGCGCGAGCGCATGCGCGCGGTCCGCGCCGTCGACCCGAACGGCGACACCAGGCCGGTGCACGTGGCCATGGGCACCCTCCTGCCGTTCCTCGAACGGGCCGAGGCGATCGCGGCCACACCGGTCGGCGCCACCATCAGCGCGCCGTACGGCGAGCGGGCCGTCGTGGCGGGCGGTGTCAGCGAGGTGGCCGTCGACGTCACCGCGCGGTCGGCCGGGACGTATCGCGGCACCCTGACCGTCACCGCGCCCGAGGGCTGGACCGTCACACCGTCCCAGCAGGACGTGGTCGTCGACAGCGGCGGCCGGCCCATCACGAGCCGCCACGTCGTGCGGGTCGGCGTGCCGGCCGGCGCCGCGCCCGGGCAACTGGTGTTCCGGGTCGACGGCGAGGGCGCCGGCGCGACGTTCGCGGCCGGGCTGTATCCCGCAGAGGCGGCCGGGGCGGGGGAGTACGCCGAGGTCGTCGCCGGCGACGAGCCGAGCGCGTGGTGGCGTCTGGAGGAGACCGAGGGCACGCTGATCGCCGACGACACCGGGACGAGCCCCGGCAGCACCCGCGGCGAGACCGTCCGGGGCGCCGGCGGGGCGGTTCCCGGGTCCGCCGGGCTGGGGCTGGCCGGCGGCTACGGCGAGGCGCCGGTCGGCCAGGTGGGCTCGGCCGACGGGCACCTCACCGTCGAGGCCTGGGTGCGCGCCGACCGGCCCGCCTCGGGTGACGGCATCGGCGTGGTGGAGTCCTACGAGGGGCCCGCGTACAACGGCTTCCTGCTGCGGCTCGACGGGCTCGGCCGGCCCACGTTCGGCGTCCTCGACGCGCGCAACGCCGCGATCGTCACGGGACGGACACCGCTCGGGACGGGCGAATGGCACCACGTCGTGGGCACCTTCGACGGCGCCACCATGGTCGTCTACGCCGACGGCGTCGAGGTCGGCCGCCGGGCGACGACGGTGCGCCCGGGCCAGTCCGACGTCAGCGTCAAGCTCGGCGCCCGCGGCGACGACCGCGGCCGGCGCCTGCACGGCGGGCTCGACGAGGTGGCGCTGTACGACCGCGCCCTGACCGCGGCGGAGGTGGCCCAGCACTTCCTCGCCGGGCGGTGA